The proteins below are encoded in one region of Rhizobium sp. 9140:
- the iolC gene encoding bifunctional 5-dehydro-2-deoxygluconokinase/5-dehydro-2-deoxyphosphogluconate aldolase produces MNKSLDVITIGRSSVDLYGAQIGGRLEDMGSFRKYIGGSPTNMAAGTARLGLRSALITRVGNEHMGRFIREELAREGVDVTGVKTDPERLTALVLLGIRDEETFPLIFYRENCADMALSEDDIDEELIARSRSVVATGTHLSHPDTEKAVLKALELARKHGARTALDIDYRPNLWGLAGHGDGESRFVESAAVTSKLQSTLHLFDLIVGTEEEFHIAGGSTDTIAALRAVRAVSRATLVCKRGAAGAVAFTGNIPDDLNDGETGPGYPIEVFNVLGAGDGFMSGLIKGWLEDAAWPRALQYANACGAFAVSRHGCTPAYPSLAELTFFLDRGVKTKALRQDPELEQIHWATNRHQDWSIMRVFAFDHRMQLEAMPGATPEKIGHFKALCLQAALGVQNGQPGYGILCDNRLGKRALHAASGTGLWIGRPVEWPGSRPLTLEPEIGPDFGGLDEWPLDNVVKVLCFCHPDDATDLRDAQEETVRRLFAAARRNRLEFLLEIIPSKVSPVNDDTNATLIRRFYEIGVYPDWWKLEPMASRVAWEKACTAITDNDPNTRGIVVLGLDAPEDELAASFNVAASFPLVKGFAVGRTIFAQAARDWLVGATTDADAVADMQARYRRLCVLWDTARAAAQDNDAAVSSQGGL; encoded by the coding sequence ATGAACAAGTCACTGGATGTCATCACGATCGGTCGATCATCCGTCGATCTCTACGGTGCTCAGATCGGCGGACGTCTGGAGGATATGGGCTCCTTCCGCAAATATATCGGCGGCTCGCCGACCAATATGGCTGCGGGAACAGCCCGACTCGGCCTCCGGTCCGCCCTGATCACGCGGGTGGGCAACGAGCATATGGGGCGCTTCATCCGCGAGGAACTGGCGCGCGAAGGCGTCGATGTCACCGGCGTGAAAACCGATCCCGAGCGGCTGACGGCGCTCGTGCTTCTCGGCATCCGTGACGAGGAGACATTCCCGCTGATCTTCTATCGCGAGAACTGCGCCGACATGGCCTTGAGCGAGGACGACATTGACGAAGAGCTCATTGCCCGTTCACGCTCCGTCGTTGCCACCGGCACGCATCTGAGCCACCCCGACACCGAAAAGGCCGTTCTGAAGGCGCTGGAGCTTGCCCGCAAGCACGGAGCCCGGACCGCGCTCGATATCGACTACCGTCCCAATCTCTGGGGCCTTGCCGGCCATGGCGACGGCGAAAGCCGGTTCGTCGAAAGTGCGGCCGTCACATCCAAGCTGCAATCGACGCTTCATCTCTTCGACCTCATCGTGGGGACGGAAGAGGAATTCCACATCGCGGGCGGCTCCACGGACACCATCGCGGCGTTGCGTGCGGTGCGCGCCGTCTCGCGCGCGACGCTCGTCTGCAAACGCGGTGCGGCAGGAGCCGTCGCCTTCACGGGCAATATTCCCGACGATCTTAACGACGGAGAAACCGGGCCCGGCTATCCCATCGAGGTCTTCAACGTGCTGGGTGCGGGCGACGGGTTCATGTCCGGCCTCATCAAGGGCTGGCTCGAGGATGCCGCTTGGCCGCGTGCCCTTCAATATGCCAATGCCTGCGGCGCCTTTGCCGTCAGCCGCCACGGCTGCACGCCGGCCTATCCCTCGCTGGCGGAGCTTACGTTCTTCCTCGATCGAGGGGTGAAGACCAAGGCGCTGCGTCAGGATCCTGAGCTCGAGCAGATCCACTGGGCGACGAACCGGCACCAGGACTGGTCGATCATGCGTGTCTTCGCCTTCGATCACCGCATGCAGCTGGAAGCCATGCCGGGAGCCACGCCCGAGAAGATCGGCCACTTCAAGGCGCTCTGCCTCCAAGCCGCGCTCGGCGTGCAGAACGGTCAGCCGGGATACGGCATTCTCTGCGACAATCGCCTCGGCAAGCGCGCTCTGCACGCGGCTTCCGGCACCGGCCTCTGGATCGGCCGTCCGGTGGAGTGGCCGGGATCGCGTCCGCTGACGCTCGAGCCGGAGATCGGTCCCGACTTCGGCGGCCTGGATGAATGGCCGCTCGACAATGTCGTGAAGGTCCTGTGCTTCTGCCATCCCGATGATGCGACCGACCTGAGGGATGCGCAGGAGGAAACGGTCAGGCGACTTTTTGCGGCCGCGCGGCGCAACCGGCTGGAGTTTTTGCTGGAGATCATTCCGTCGAAAGTCAGCCCTGTGAATGATGACACCAACGCCACGCTGATCCGCCGCTTCTACGAGATCGGCGTCTATCCCGACTGGTGGAAGCTGGAGCCGATGGCGAGCCGCGTTGCCTGGGAGAAGGCCTGCACCGCCATCACCGACAACGATCCGAACACACGCGGCATCGTGGTCCTTGGGCTTGATGCGCCGGAGGACGAATTGGCGGCCAGCTTCAATGTCGCCGCCAGCTTCCCGCTGGTGAAGGGCTTTGCGGTGGGACGAACGATCTTCGCCCAGGCGGCCCGAGACTGGCTTGTCGGTGCGACCACGGATGCGGATGCCGTTGCAGATATGCAGGCCCGCTACCGCCGCCTTTGCGTCCTCTGGGACACGGCGCGGGCGGCGGCGCAGGACAATGATGCGGCGGTTTCGTCGCAGGGAGGACTTTGA
- a CDS encoding Gfo/Idh/MocA family protein, translating into MTVRIGVIGTGAIGRDHARRINHVLGGARIVALSDVNRASAEAVKADIAPDAAIFDTGEALIASPDVDAVLVTSWGATHEQYVLAAIAAGKPCFCEKPLATTADGGKRIVDAEVAHGKRLVQVGFMRRYDAGYVALKKVVDSQIGAPIMVHAAHRNPAVPEQYVTPMAIHDTMIHEIDVLRWLLDDDYVSARVLFPRASARSHAKLRDPQIVILETAKGTIIDVEIFVNCHYGYDIQCQVVGEDGIANLPDPMAIPMRLGARQQSEILTDWKDRFIASYDVELQDFIHAAARGTASGPSSWDGYVAAITSDACVSAQDAEGAAIAINLPARPALYN; encoded by the coding sequence ATGACTGTTAGAATTGGTGTTATCGGCACGGGTGCCATCGGGCGCGATCATGCGCGCCGCATCAACCACGTCCTTGGCGGCGCAAGGATCGTCGCTCTGAGCGACGTCAACCGGGCCTCGGCCGAAGCGGTCAAGGCAGACATCGCACCGGATGCCGCCATTTTCGACACGGGCGAGGCGCTGATCGCCTCGCCGGATGTCGATGCCGTTCTCGTGACCTCCTGGGGCGCGACGCACGAACAATATGTCCTCGCAGCAATCGCTGCCGGCAAGCCGTGTTTCTGCGAGAAGCCGTTGGCCACGACGGCGGATGGCGGCAAGCGCATCGTCGATGCGGAGGTCGCTCATGGGAAACGCCTCGTGCAGGTCGGCTTCATGCGCCGCTACGATGCGGGCTACGTCGCCCTGAAGAAGGTGGTCGACAGCCAGATCGGCGCGCCGATCATGGTGCATGCCGCGCACCGCAACCCCGCCGTGCCCGAGCAATACGTCACCCCGATGGCGATCCACGACACGATGATCCACGAGATCGACGTGCTGCGCTGGCTGCTCGACGACGACTACGTCTCCGCCCGCGTTCTCTTTCCGCGGGCCTCCGCCCGCAGCCATGCCAAGCTGCGCGATCCCCAGATCGTCATTCTGGAAACCGCCAAGGGCACGATCATCGACGTCGAGATCTTCGTGAACTGCCACTACGGCTACGACATCCAGTGCCAGGTCGTCGGCGAGGACGGTATCGCCAACTTGCCCGACCCCATGGCCATTCCCATGCGTCTCGGTGCGCGCCAGCAGAGCGAGATCCTGACCGACTGGAAGGACCGTTTCATCGCCAGCTACGACGTCGAACTGCAGGATTTCATCCATGCCGCGGCCAGGGGCACCGCCTCCGGCCCCAGTTCATGGGACGGCTATGTCGCCGCAATCACATCGGATGCCTGCGTCAGCGCGCAGGATGCCGAAGGTGCCGCGATCGCCATCAACCTTCCCGCCCGTCCGGCGCTGTATAACTGA
- a CDS encoding TIM barrel protein: MRFAINHITAPNLSLEDFFSTARRLGLTEVEIRNDTPDVVHTMDPADVKAAAEKAGVEIVSINALYPFNVWSGDLPAKAVALADYAAASGAKALVMCPLNDGTKVSFDDLVAALSAMKPILQERGLTGLVEPLGFPISSLRTKAEALSAIDAADGSDVYRLVHDTFHHHLAGETEFFPSRTGLVHISGVVDPAVAVDDMLDAHRVLVDDADRLENVAQIKALIAAGFDGPFSFEPFAEEVHALTDPEAAVRESIAYVSAHL, from the coding sequence ATGCGTTTTGCCATCAACCACATCACGGCCCCGAACCTGTCTCTCGAGGATTTCTTTTCAACCGCCCGCCGTCTCGGGCTGACGGAGGTCGAAATCCGCAACGACACCCCGGATGTCGTCCACACGATGGACCCCGCAGACGTCAAGGCGGCGGCGGAGAAGGCCGGCGTCGAGATCGTTTCGATCAACGCGCTTTATCCCTTCAACGTCTGGTCGGGAGATCTCCCGGCAAAGGCTGTGGCTCTGGCGGATTACGCTGCGGCGAGCGGCGCCAAGGCGCTGGTCATGTGCCCGCTGAATGACGGGACAAAGGTATCTTTCGATGATCTCGTGGCAGCTCTCTCAGCCATGAAGCCGATCCTTCAGGAGCGCGGTCTGACAGGCCTCGTCGAGCCCCTGGGATTCCCGATCTCCTCCTTGAGAACGAAGGCGGAAGCCCTCAGCGCCATCGATGCGGCTGACGGCAGCGATGTCTACAGACTGGTCCACGACACCTTCCATCATCACCTTGCGGGGGAAACCGAGTTTTTCCCGAGCCGCACGGGCCTTGTCCACATCTCGGGCGTGGTCGATCCGGCGGTTGCGGTGGACGACATGCTCGATGCGCACCGCGTGCTGGTGGATGATGCAGACCGTCTGGAGAACGTGGCGCAGATCAAGGCGCTGATCGCCGCCGGCTTCGATGGCCCCTTCAGCTTCGAGCCCTTTGCCGAAGAGGTCCACGCGTTGACCGATCCGGAAGCGGCCGTCCGCGAGAGCATCGCCTACGTCTCGGCCCATCTCTGA